The sequence below is a genomic window from Methylocystis sp. IM3.
ACCTGCGTGTAGGGAATCACCAGTATGTTGTAGATGTCCTTGGCGAAGAAAAAGGAGACGACGAACATCACAAGGAAGGCGACCAGCGCCTTGATGAGGCGCTCGCGCAGTTCCATAAGATGTTCGAGTAGCGGCGCCTTGCTGGCTTCGATGTCCGCTTCGTCCGCCTCGTTCATGGCGCGCCCTTCGTTTCGGCTTCGCCCGAGTCTTCGGCGCGACCCGCCTCGTCCTCCGAGGCGGCGCTCTGCGGCCCTTCGGACTGATGCAGCGCCCCGCTCTGCGCCTCACTGGGCTGGGGCTTACCGGCTTCGTCCACCGCTTGCACGATCTGCTTGCGCGCCTCGGCCAGCGGATCGAAGGCGCCGTCGAGCTTCACGCTGTTCATGATCTTGCGATTGGTCTCGTCGAATTCTTTCTTGAGATCAGCGATCTCGGCCTCGCGCAGGGCCTCCATCAGTTGGCCCTGAAACTCGGCGGCCATGCGCCGCATGCGCCCCGCCGCCTGCCCGAGCGTGCGGAGCACGCGCGGCAGGTCTTTCGACGGAATCGCGATCAGCGCGACAATGCCGATGACGATGAGTTTGCCGGCGTCGAAATCGAACATGCGCCAATCCGAAAAAACGCGAATCAGGCCCGCCTGGAGCAGGCGGGGCCTTCATCCTGGAGCGGAACAGAAAGCCTGCCGTTCGGCTAGACCTGTTTATCCGCCGATTTGTCCGCCTCGATGGCGCGCCGCTCGACTGTCTGATCGACAGGCTTCGAGGCCTCGGCCGAGTCGTCCTCGGCCATGCCTTTCTTGAACGCCTTTATGCCCTTGGCCACGTCGCCCATCACGTCGGAAATTTTGAATTTGCCGCCGAACAGGATGAACACCACGCCGCCGACGATGATCCAGTGCCAGATCGACAGACCGCCCATGG
It includes:
- a CDS encoding twin-arginine translocase TatA/TatE family subunit, with product MGGLSIWHWIIVGGVVFILFGGKFKISDVMGDVAKGIKAFKKGMAEDDSAEASKPVDQTVERRAIEADKSADKQV
- a CDS encoding Sec-independent protein translocase subunit TatA/TatB; this translates as MFDFDAGKLIVIGIVALIAIPSKDLPRVLRTLGQAAGRMRRMAAEFQGQLMEALREAEIADLKKEFDETNRKIMNSVKLDGAFDPLAEARKQIVQAVDEAGKPQPSEAQSGALHQSEGPQSAASEDEAGRAEDSGEAETKGAP